A genomic segment from Acidimicrobiales bacterium encodes:
- a CDS encoding alpha/beta hydrolase fold domain-containing protein, whose amino-acid sequence MPDIADDRRLDPRLKPMLAAFPDLTRGDAASWEELVEEAAANRETAQLIAAFMDANDTEEIAPSAGLRMASHEFTSSPDGNTVKINVIRPDSDETVPGVYYIHGGGMASLSAFDGNYRAWGKIIAANGVAVTMVDFRNSISPSTAPEVAKYPAGLDDCVAGLHWVIENAGDLGIDPDRIVLAGESGGGNLSIASTMRLKSTGELGLIKGLYALCPYIAGEWPLPRHPSSTENEGILLSLHNNRGRMGYGIEAFDAEDPMAWPSFATVDDVAGFPRTMISVNECDPLRDEGIEFYRLLLEAGVDARCRQVMGTMHGTEIFPMVCTDISRDTARDLAAFARS is encoded by the coding sequence ATGCCCGACATTGCCGACGACCGCCGACTCGACCCCCGGCTGAAGCCGATGCTGGCCGCGTTCCCCGACCTCACCCGCGGTGACGCGGCGAGCTGGGAGGAACTGGTCGAGGAGGCCGCCGCCAACCGCGAGACGGCCCAGCTGATCGCTGCGTTCATGGACGCCAATGACACCGAGGAGATCGCCCCGTCGGCCGGTCTGCGGATGGCGAGCCACGAGTTCACTTCGTCGCCCGACGGCAACACCGTGAAGATCAACGTCATCCGCCCGGACAGCGACGAGACCGTACCCGGCGTCTACTACATCCATGGCGGCGGGATGGCGTCGCTGTCGGCGTTCGACGGCAACTACCGGGCGTGGGGCAAGATCATCGCGGCCAACGGGGTCGCGGTGACGATGGTCGACTTCCGGAACTCGATCTCGCCCTCGACGGCCCCCGAAGTGGCGAAGTACCCGGCCGGCCTCGACGACTGTGTGGCCGGACTCCACTGGGTGATCGAGAACGCAGGCGACCTCGGCATCGACCCCGACCGGATCGTCCTGGCTGGCGAGAGTGGTGGCGGGAACCTGTCGATCGCCAGCACCATGCGCCTGAAATCCACCGGCGAGCTCGGGCTCATCAAGGGTCTCTACGCGCTCTGCCCCTACATCGCCGGCGAATGGCCGTTGCCCCGACATCCGTCATCGACCGAGAACGAGGGGATCCTCCTCAGTCTCCACAACAACCGGGGTCGCATGGGCTACGGCATCGAGGCGTTCGACGCCGAGGACCCGATGGCGTGGCCGTCGTTCGCCACGGTCGATGACGTGGCCGGCTTTCCGCGCACGATGATCAGCGTCAACGAGTGCGATCCCCTGCGTGACGAAGGCATCGAGTTCTATCGGTTGCTCCTCGAGGCCGGGGTGGACGCGCGATGCCGGCAGGTGATGGGCACCATGCACGGCACCGAGATCTTCCCGATGGTGTGCACCGACATCTCCCGCGACACGGCCCGCGACCTGGCGGCCTTCGCCCGGAGCTGA
- a CDS encoding ATP-binding cassette domain-containing protein produces the protein MGSIQVSHLGWSLPGGQMLLDDVSFRVGESEHVALVGANGAGKSTVMRLIAGTETPTDGTISVDGSLGVMTQLVGSLGSTTTVRDLYVSLSSPELQDAAGRLARAERQMAEGTDDGMKYAKALDLWGGVGGYDAEVLWEECAHRVTDLSWSEVNERSMATFSGGEQKRMALELLLRSEHDVLLLDEPDNFLDVPGKEWLAERICSTPKSVLYVSHDRELLAQSSQKVVTIEANGAWTHGESFTSWREAREHRLSLISDEQRRWAQERKRLVNHMREQKRRAAMSDANASRARAAETRLRHFDEKGAPPELAREQKIDMRLQGGRTGKRVVICEQLELTDLTFPFDLEIWFGERVAVVGRNGTGKSHFLRLLAGQDVAHSGEWKHGARVVPGLFNQTHDHPELRGKQLIDILAARDLNRGPAMARLRRYELNLSAEQTWDTLSGGQQARFQILLLEIDGANLLLLDEPTDNLDVASAEALEAGLDVFEGTVVCVTHDRWFLRTFDRFIAFTDDADVVEVDDPAVAWS, from the coding sequence GTGGGATCCATCCAGGTCAGTCATCTCGGATGGTCGCTTCCCGGCGGGCAGATGCTGCTCGACGATGTGTCGTTTCGTGTCGGCGAGAGTGAACACGTTGCGCTCGTCGGGGCCAACGGGGCCGGAAAGAGCACGGTGATGCGACTGATCGCCGGCACGGAGACACCCACCGACGGGACGATCTCGGTCGATGGATCGCTCGGCGTGATGACCCAGCTGGTCGGCTCGCTCGGCAGCACCACGACGGTGCGCGATCTCTACGTCTCGCTCTCCAGCCCGGAGCTGCAGGACGCAGCGGGCCGCCTCGCCCGGGCCGAGCGACAGATGGCCGAGGGCACCGATGACGGCATGAAGTACGCCAAGGCGCTCGACCTCTGGGGTGGGGTGGGCGGCTACGACGCCGAGGTGCTGTGGGAGGAATGCGCCCACCGGGTGACGGACCTCTCCTGGTCCGAGGTCAACGAGCGATCGATGGCGACGTTCTCCGGCGGCGAGCAGAAGCGCATGGCGCTCGAACTGCTGTTGCGCTCGGAGCACGACGTGTTGCTGCTCGACGAGCCCGACAACTTCCTCGACGTGCCCGGCAAGGAATGGCTGGCCGAACGGATCTGTTCGACTCCCAAGTCGGTGCTCTACGTGAGCCACGACCGCGAACTACTGGCCCAGTCGTCGCAGAAGGTCGTGACGATCGAGGCCAACGGCGCGTGGACCCACGGCGAGTCGTTCACCTCTTGGCGCGAGGCCCGCGAACACCGCCTTTCGCTCATCAGCGACGAGCAGCGACGCTGGGCCCAGGAACGCAAGCGGCTCGTGAACCACATGCGCGAACAGAAGCGCCGCGCCGCGATGAGCGATGCCAACGCCAGCCGTGCCCGCGCCGCGGAGACCCGCCTGCGCCACTTCGACGAGAAGGGCGCACCGCCGGAACTCGCCCGAGAGCAGAAGATCGACATGCGCCTGCAGGGTGGGCGCACCGGCAAACGGGTCGTGATCTGCGAGCAGCTCGAACTGACCGACCTCACGTTTCCCTTCGACCTCGAGATCTGGTTCGGCGAACGGGTGGCGGTGGTCGGCCGCAACGGCACGGGCAAGTCGCACTTCCTCCGACTCCTCGCCGGCCAGGACGTCGCCCACTCCGGTGAATGGAAGCACGGCGCCCGCGTGGTGCCCGGGCTGTTCAACCAGACCCACGATCACCCCGAGCTCAGGGGCAAGCAGCTGATCGACATCCTCGCGGCCCGCGATCTCAATCGCGGGCCGGCCATGGCCCGGCTGCGCCGCTACGAACTCAACCTCTCGGCCGAGCAGACCTGGGACACGCTGTCGGGTGGCCAGCAGGCCCGCTTCCAGATCCTGCTGCTCGAGATCGACGGCGCCAACCTGCTGCTGCTCGACGAGCCGACCGACAACCTCGACGTCGCCTCGGCCGAGGCGCTCGAGGCCGGCCTCGACGTGTTCGAGGGCACCGTCGTCTGTGTCACCCACGACCGCTGGTTCCTGCGCACCTTCGACCGCTTCATCGCCTTCACCGACGACGCCGACGTGGTCGAGGTCGACGACCCCGCCGTCGCCTGGAGCTGA
- a CDS encoding NYN domain-containing protein translates to MAGTIVYIDGLNFHAGAVRGTPEAKWVDFEELSRRLLPAGDTLVRVKYFTAPVSAQVAEDPGSVRRHNYLLRAIDANPLVEVHKGKFIAPNEWRSIAVDRRWADRTRPASWPALGKLLDRKQSKSRAQRRWKVRVQLPQEKHTDVALASHLLADLLSPSPPCAQAILVSNDSDLMPAVKMAVSLGNVVGVVSPMAVVAKDLEKVASWSWPMRRELPGQCQMPDIVPLKKGHVERPKAWK, encoded by the coding sequence ATGGCGGGGACGATCGTGTACATCGACGGGCTGAATTTTCATGCAGGAGCAGTTCGGGGAACTCCGGAAGCGAAATGGGTCGACTTCGAGGAGCTATCGCGGCGTTTGCTTCCCGCCGGCGACACCTTGGTTCGCGTCAAGTACTTCACGGCCCCAGTGTCGGCACAGGTAGCCGAAGATCCGGGTTCAGTCCGCCGCCACAACTACCTACTCCGGGCTATCGACGCCAACCCATTAGTGGAAGTGCACAAGGGGAAGTTCATTGCTCCCAACGAGTGGCGTTCGATTGCTGTCGACCGACGTTGGGCGGACCGGACCCGGCCAGCCTCTTGGCCCGCCCTGGGGAAGCTCCTAGACCGCAAACAGTCCAAGTCGCGAGCACAGAGAAGATGGAAGGTCAGGGTGCAGCTACCGCAGGAGAAGCACACCGACGTGGCGTTGGCGTCACACCTCTTGGCGGACCTTCTTTCTCCATCGCCGCCTTGCGCTCAAGCAATCCTGGTTTCGAACGACTCGGACTTGATGCCTGCCGTCAAGATGGCGGTCTCGCTGGGGAACGTCGTGGGGGTCGTCAGCCCGATGGCCGTCGTGGCCAAGGATCTTGAGAAGGTCGCATCGTGGAGTTGGCCCATGCGGCGAGAGCTGCCCGGCCAGTGCCAGATGCCTGACATCGTCCCGCTCAAGAAGGGCCACGTGGAGCGCCCCAAGGCCTGGAAATGA
- a CDS encoding nitroreductase/quinone reductase family protein, with the protein MPSDVMLKGMNTLHRGLLKLSGGRVGWTAGKMPVLELTTIGRKSGKPRSVMLTSPHQDGDSLLIVASRGGDDVHPAWFLNLREEPAVKVAMGGNEAEDYVARVLSSEERAALWDTVTTRYTNYAGYQKKTDREIPFVYLDPAGA; encoded by the coding sequence ATGCCCAGTGACGTGATGCTCAAGGGAATGAACACGCTCCACCGGGGGCTGCTCAAGCTCAGCGGCGGCCGAGTCGGGTGGACGGCCGGGAAGATGCCGGTGCTCGAACTCACCACCATCGGCCGCAAGTCCGGGAAGCCCCGCAGCGTGATGCTCACGTCGCCGCACCAGGACGGCGACTCGCTGCTGATCGTCGCATCCCGCGGCGGCGACGACGTGCACCCGGCCTGGTTCCTCAATCTGCGAGAGGAGCCGGCCGTGAAGGTGGCAATGGGCGGAAACGAGGCCGAGGACTATGTGGCTCGGGTGCTCTCCTCGGAGGAACGGGCGGCACTGTGGGACACCGTCACGACGCGCTACACGAACTACGCCGGCTACCAGAAGAAGACCGACCGGGAGATCCCGTTCGTCTATCTCGATCCTGCCGGCGCGTAG
- a CDS encoding IS1595 family transposase has protein sequence MSSEPISIIRLAERITTEAEAYKLLEDMRWGEDRSGQSCPKCGSVRKFYFIAPKDGGETRKTNRGTATQRRRWKCADCRHQFSVLTGTIFHGTKISVRKWLFVIFEMCASKNGISAREIERKYELTAKSAWFMTHRIREAMKREPMAGLLANTTVVADETFIGGLPKNKHQQGRKRPGTSKGYAGTPHHKTAVLSLVDKTTGEVRSRVVPNVTGDTLRDAIAEQVDTPSSHLHTDGHAGYRQIGHEFVSHEHVAHDRHEYVRGDVSTNQAENFFSQLKRSIDGTHHHVSPEHLPRYLAEFDYRYSTRDMTDTERMRRVIDQTQGRRLSWKPLRRD, from the coding sequence ATGAGCAGCGAACCCATCTCGATCATCCGCCTAGCGGAGCGCATCACTACCGAGGCAGAGGCGTACAAGCTGCTGGAGGACATGCGTTGGGGCGAGGACCGCTCCGGCCAGTCGTGCCCGAAGTGCGGCAGCGTTCGCAAGTTCTACTTCATCGCCCCCAAGGACGGCGGCGAGACACGCAAGACGAACCGTGGCACCGCAACCCAGCGTCGTCGCTGGAAGTGCGCCGACTGCCGCCACCAGTTCTCGGTACTCACCGGCACCATCTTCCACGGCACCAAGATCTCGGTGCGCAAGTGGCTGTTCGTGATCTTCGAGATGTGTGCATCGAAGAACGGCATCTCGGCCCGCGAGATCGAACGCAAGTATGAGTTGACTGCCAAGTCGGCGTGGTTCATGACGCATCGGATTCGTGAAGCGATGAAGCGTGAGCCAATGGCCGGACTCCTGGCCAACACCACCGTCGTTGCTGACGAGACGTTCATCGGCGGTCTGCCAAAGAACAAGCACCAGCAAGGCCGCAAGCGCCCCGGCACCTCCAAGGGCTACGCAGGCACCCCCCATCACAAGACCGCTGTACTGTCGCTGGTCGACAAGACCACGGGCGAGGTCCGATCACGAGTCGTCCCCAACGTCACCGGCGACACGCTGCGCGACGCGATCGCCGAGCAGGTCGATACGCCATCGAGCCACCTCCACACCGATGGACACGCCGGCTACCGCCAGATCGGCCACGAGTTCGTGTCACACGAGCATGTGGCGCATGACCGCCACGAATACGTCCGCGGCGACGTGTCCACGAACCAGGCCGAAAACTTCTTCAGCCAGCTGAAGCGCAGCATCGACGGCACCCACCACCACGTCTCACCTGAGCACCTGCCCCGGTACCTCGCCGAGTTCGACTACCGCTACTCCACCCGGGACATGACCGACACCGAGCGCATGCGCCGGGTCATCGATCAGACGCAGGGGCGCCGGTTGTCCTGGAAGCCACTCAGGCGTGACTGA
- a CDS encoding XRE family transcriptional regulator, whose amino-acid sequence MTVGDRIRHVLEYYGWTQKDLGLHLGVTQPRVNQMLGAISLDPSRLDELAAATGFSPDFFSRGPLPDLPEGSLRFRKKARATQRDDDRVRAVVRHTIEAVQLASTVASPPPVRIQSLHDDIPLNEIETVAESAREWLGVGRMDPIANIVRAVERAGVVVVYANAEVTSTDRLDHDGAAFWPDPPVGVPVIYATRGRTGDRTRLTVAHELGHLVLHQYRHPPSVQAAEEEAFRFGSSLIVPADAIHSLRTPITLKVLVEAKARWGMSVQALVKRCYDLNVIDKDRQTSLYKQIASRGWRTAEPVEVPVEEPALMRRLMEAAYGSSDPMRVGKKLGIPAIPTRDLVA is encoded by the coding sequence GTGACGGTCGGAGATCGAATCCGCCATGTACTCGAGTACTACGGCTGGACGCAGAAAGACCTCGGTCTTCACCTTGGAGTGACGCAACCCCGCGTTAATCAGATGCTTGGGGCGATTTCGCTCGATCCAAGCCGGCTGGATGAGCTCGCGGCGGCCACCGGATTTTCGCCAGATTTTTTCTCGCGGGGACCGCTTCCGGACCTCCCCGAAGGAAGCCTTCGATTCAGGAAGAAGGCAAGAGCGACCCAGCGCGACGACGACCGCGTGCGCGCTGTCGTGCGTCACACGATCGAGGCAGTCCAGCTGGCATCCACAGTCGCCTCACCGCCACCGGTCCGCATCCAGTCTCTCCACGACGACATTCCCCTGAACGAGATCGAAACCGTGGCCGAGTCGGCACGAGAATGGCTTGGGGTGGGACGAATGGACCCGATCGCCAACATCGTCCGTGCAGTCGAACGCGCCGGTGTCGTGGTCGTCTATGCCAACGCGGAGGTCACCAGCACGGACCGACTCGACCACGACGGTGCCGCGTTCTGGCCCGACCCTCCCGTTGGGGTACCTGTGATCTACGCAACACGTGGACGCACGGGCGACCGGACGCGACTCACCGTTGCTCATGAACTCGGGCATCTCGTCTTGCATCAGTATCGCCATCCCCCGTCGGTCCAGGCCGCCGAGGAAGAAGCGTTCCGCTTTGGCTCGTCCCTGATCGTGCCGGCCGATGCAATCCACTCGCTGCGCACACCGATCACCTTGAAGGTCTTGGTCGAAGCCAAGGCGCGATGGGGGATGTCAGTGCAAGCGCTTGTCAAGCGGTGCTACGACCTGAACGTCATCGACAAAGACCGGCAGACGTCGCTCTACAAGCAGATCGCGTCCCGCGGGTGGCGGACCGCAGAACCGGTTGAGGTTCCGGTAGAGGAACCGGCACTGATGCGGCGTCTTATGGAAGCGGCATACGGGTCTTCGGACCCGATGCGGGTCGGAAAGAAGCTGGGGATACCGGCGATTCCGACTCGCGATCTAGTCGCTTGA
- a CDS encoding sigma-70 family RNA polymerase sigma factor: protein MHEEPMPHIPPETTLVSATISGDAEAFAALYDHYAPQIHTYCLGRLRDTTEAAEALRATFVRAHGEIDRLGDPTTLRPWLFGIARRVVGDTARRRDHSPHRREWGAVASPDDTPAQLLDDAVADLQPQDQDLFWLHTRHGLDGADLALALDEAPEQLVSRKQRLDDRLTASVGSLLVAADGRASCVVLDRILADADDNVGVAIRARIARHVESCETCTATRRGLEPWSTLAGTMPTKLPPAQVRRLVLAALGPAVDDPPSTTGDDVSPRIDAVLPTDADIPTEPDEGIPTELDADSTAEPAGDPVAHGESRGRLRALLTAIAGFLIAAAVLTGAILAWPVLTGPDEPPPDTIPPDAIPADTPDSGTSGEITSDTSTDSLPGDAPTTSTSPTVPDAGGFGPVFFGSTDPIILTSGAPVEFTFANVGDEAMSWQTETVGPYTARPSDGTLAPGDSTTLTLSATTADAGEAIPLGLLRLVTGQNTVEIILAVSDDAP from the coding sequence GTGCACGAGGAGCCCATGCCGCACATTCCCCCCGAGACCACGCTCGTTTCAGCCACCATCAGCGGCGACGCCGAGGCGTTCGCCGCGCTCTACGACCACTACGCGCCGCAGATCCACACGTACTGCCTCGGCCGCCTGCGCGACACGACCGAGGCCGCCGAGGCACTCCGGGCGACGTTCGTGCGAGCACACGGCGAGATCGACCGACTGGGCGATCCGACCACCCTCCGCCCCTGGCTCTTCGGCATCGCCCGTCGCGTGGTCGGCGACACTGCCCGACGTCGCGACCACAGTCCGCACCGACGGGAGTGGGGCGCCGTCGCCTCGCCCGACGACACCCCGGCCCAGCTGCTCGACGATGCCGTGGCCGACCTCCAACCCCAGGACCAGGACCTTTTCTGGCTCCACACCCGCCACGGACTCGACGGCGCCGACCTCGCGCTCGCCCTCGACGAAGCGCCCGAGCAGCTCGTCAGCCGGAAACAGCGCCTCGACGATCGCCTGACCGCGTCCGTCGGCTCGCTCCTCGTCGCCGCCGACGGGCGAGCGTCCTGCGTCGTGCTCGACCGGATCCTCGCCGATGCGGACGACAACGTCGGCGTTGCAATCCGCGCCCGCATCGCTCGCCACGTCGAATCCTGCGAGACGTGCACCGCCACACGACGTGGCCTGGAGCCGTGGTCCACGCTCGCGGGGACCATGCCGACGAAGCTGCCCCCCGCTCAGGTCCGCCGGCTCGTCTTGGCCGCGCTCGGTCCTGCCGTCGACGACCCTCCATCGACAACCGGCGACGACGTCTCCCCGCGTATCGACGCGGTCCTCCCGACCGACGCCGACATCCCGACCGAGCCCGACGAGGGCATCCCGACCGAACTCGACGCCGACAGCACGGCCGAGCCCGCCGGCGATCCCGTCGCTCATGGTGAGAGCCGAGGCCGCCTGCGGGCGCTGCTCACCGCCATCGCCGGGTTCCTCATCGCCGCTGCGGTGCTGACGGGGGCCATCCTGGCCTGGCCGGTGCTCACCGGCCCCGACGAACCACCCCCCGACACGATTCCTCCCGACGCGATCCCCGCCGACACCCCCGACAGCGGCACGTCCGGCGAGATCACCAGTGACACGTCCACCGACAGCCTGCCCGGTGACGCACCCACCACCAGCACCTCTCCCACCGTTCCCGATGCCGGCGGGTTCGGACCGGTCTTCTTCGGCAGCACCGACCCCATCATTCTGACCTCGGGCGCACCGGTGGAGTTCACGTTCGCCAACGTGGGCGACGAGGCCATGTCCTGGCAGACCGAGACCGTGGGGCCCTACACCGCCCGTCCATCCGACGGCACGCTCGCTCCTGGCGACTCCACCACGCTGACGCTTTCGGCGACGACCGCGGACGCGGGCGAGGCGATCCCGCTCGGCCTGCTTCGCCTGGTCACGGGGCAGAACACCGTCGAGATCATCCTGGCCGTCTCCGACGACGCTCCCTAG
- a CDS encoding adenylate/guanylate cyclase domain-containing protein, whose translation MSEIPAGIVTFLFTDVEGSTRLWAADAAATARSLERHDRIIRDAIVSRGGYVFGWAGDHFRGAFVDPKAAVGAAMAAQAALAAEDWENGPALRVRMGLHRGRATQRDGDYFGTVPNTAARLEALASGGQVLLSDAVASVVDVEMLALGQHRLRDVPDPVDISQVGVASFRPLRVIDPSLSTLPLPGTRIIGRNDSVARARHLLESAPIVTLTGTGGCGKTRLAVEVAYQELPSRADGCYFADLSSVSDGSELPAALAAAVRLEFGGSREGALDQVINHLARRDALLVLDNCEHILDDCADFAERLLARGSATALLATTRQRLEVPGERVIAVGSLGLDGEAHAVELFVERATTANPNFRCGDDESDPVRMTVVDICRHLDGMPLAIELAAARIAVLSPSEILDRMADRFRLLSGGRGRQKRRTLQATLDWSYDLLDDDEQQFFRRCGVFVGSFDLPAAVAVSGFDDYDAMDLLGSLVAKSLLAVDEAAANPTARYRLLETIRIYASDHLARTEDVTAARDAHLRWFLSQTVTTDFGEATDLVRAGGLRLDWANIASALEWAVVRERDGAVRDGTPRDGEKTDAGADTAAAIAFGCQGLWESQIPAIEGRRWVEQIADRLEPGPHRDWMHYIRAVLAMQLDDFPVVHDQLDALLAAEGTTPEVRAQAAGLMAFLSCRQYPDRARELASHSHDIATQHQLPDEYLSPGVWAQGCLALYENRVADSLPHFARAYDLLEGMGRHTNHVVMSGLALASAHFLAGEPERALEVVDSREWSSSVWDSSPIVRAIALIDLDRSAEAANHVVEFGVAALRGRLSRMANDALVGFAALAIHREERDHAWLLLQQAASPKTPFTIGLAEGLADRLGHGEELRAIHRGRQKPLSELDASEHLRAELDRIRRAAI comes from the coding sequence GTGAGCGAGATCCCGGCGGGGATCGTCACGTTCCTGTTCACCGACGTCGAGGGGTCGACGCGTCTGTGGGCGGCTGATGCGGCAGCCACCGCCCGCAGTCTCGAGCGTCACGATCGGATCATCCGTGACGCGATCGTCAGCCGTGGGGGCTACGTCTTCGGCTGGGCGGGCGATCACTTCCGTGGCGCGTTCGTGGATCCCAAGGCGGCGGTGGGCGCGGCGATGGCCGCCCAGGCCGCGCTGGCGGCCGAGGACTGGGAGAACGGCCCCGCGCTGCGTGTGCGCATGGGTCTGCATCGAGGCCGGGCCACCCAGCGCGACGGTGACTACTTCGGCACGGTGCCGAACACGGCGGCGCGCCTCGAGGCGCTCGCATCGGGCGGTCAGGTCCTGCTGTCCGATGCCGTCGCGAGCGTGGTCGACGTCGAGATGCTCGCCCTCGGCCAGCACCGCCTGCGCGACGTTCCCGATCCGGTCGACATCTCGCAGGTGGGGGTCGCATCGTTCCGGCCGCTCCGGGTGATCGATCCGTCGTTGTCGACACTGCCGCTGCCGGGCACCCGCATCATCGGACGCAACGACTCGGTCGCCCGGGCCCGACACCTTCTCGAGTCGGCGCCCATCGTCACGCTCACCGGCACCGGCGGTTGCGGCAAGACCCGACTGGCCGTCGAAGTGGCCTACCAGGAGCTGCCGAGTCGGGCGGACGGTTGCTACTTCGCCGATCTGTCGAGCGTCTCCGACGGCTCGGAGTTGCCCGCCGCGCTGGCGGCCGCGGTACGGCTGGAGTTCGGCGGTTCGCGCGAGGGCGCACTCGATCAGGTCATCAACCACCTCGCCCGTCGCGACGCCCTGCTCGTTCTCGACAACTGCGAGCACATCCTCGACGACTGTGCGGACTTCGCCGAACGTCTGCTCGCCCGGGGGAGCGCGACGGCGCTGCTCGCGACGACCCGTCAACGACTCGAGGTGCCCGGCGAGCGCGTGATCGCGGTGGGTTCGCTGGGTCTCGACGGCGAGGCGCACGCCGTGGAGTTGTTCGTCGAGCGGGCCACGACCGCCAACCCCAACTTCCGCTGCGGAGACGACGAGAGCGACCCGGTTCGGATGACCGTGGTCGACATCTGCCGACACCTCGACGGGATGCCGCTGGCGATCGAGTTGGCGGCGGCGCGCATCGCGGTGCTGTCGCCGAGCGAGATTCTCGATCGGATGGCCGACCGGTTCCGCTTGCTGTCGGGTGGTCGGGGTCGGCAGAAGCGGCGGACCCTCCAGGCCACGCTCGACTGGTCCTACGACCTGCTCGACGACGACGAGCAGCAGTTCTTCCGACGCTGCGGGGTGTTCGTCGGGTCGTTCGACCTGCCCGCGGCGGTCGCGGTCTCGGGCTTCGATGACTACGACGCGATGGACCTCCTCGGCTCGCTCGTGGCCAAGTCGCTGCTGGCCGTCGACGAGGCGGCAGCCAACCCCACGGCCCGCTATCGCCTGCTCGAGACCATCCGCATCTATGCGAGCGACCACCTGGCCCGAACCGAGGACGTGACGGCGGCTCGCGACGCGCACCTCCGCTGGTTTCTCTCGCAGACGGTCACCACCGATTTCGGCGAAGCGACCGACCTCGTCCGTGCCGGTGGTCTGCGGCTCGACTGGGCGAACATCGCCAGCGCCCTGGAGTGGGCGGTCGTTCGCGAGCGCGACGGGGCAGTGCGCGACGGGACACCGCGCGATGGGGAGAAGACGGACGCCGGTGCCGACACGGCCGCCGCCATCGCCTTCGGTTGCCAGGGGCTCTGGGAATCACAGATCCCGGCGATCGAGGGTCGCCGTTGGGTGGAGCAGATCGCCGACCGCCTCGAGCCGGGGCCTCACCGCGATTGGATGCACTACATCCGCGCCGTCCTCGCGATGCAGCTCGACGATTTCCCGGTCGTGCACGACCAGCTCGACGCGCTGCTGGCGGCCGAGGGCACGACGCCGGAAGTGCGGGCCCAGGCAGCCGGGCTCATGGCCTTCCTCTCGTGTCGCCAGTACCCCGACCGTGCCCGCGAGCTGGCGAGTCACTCGCACGACATCGCCACGCAACACCAGCTGCCCGACGAGTACCTGAGTCCCGGGGTGTGGGCGCAGGGGTGTCTCGCGCTCTACGAGAATCGCGTCGCCGACTCGTTGCCCCACTTCGCCCGCGCCTACGACCTGCTCGAGGGGATGGGTCGCCACACGAATCATGTGGTGATGTCCGGGCTGGCGCTGGCCTCGGCCCACTTCCTCGCGGGAGAGCCCGAGCGCGCCCTCGAGGTCGTCGACTCGAGGGAGTGGTCCTCGTCGGTGTGGGACAGTTCGCCGATCGTGCGGGCGATCGCCCTCATCGACCTGGATCGGTCGGCCGAGGCCGCGAATCACGTCGTGGAGTTCGGCGTGGCCGCGCTACGGGGTCGGCTCAGTCGCATGGCCAACGACGCCCTGGTGGGGTTCGCCGCACTGGCCATCCACCGCGAGGAGCGCGACCACGCATGGCTCCTTCTCCAACAGGCAGCGTCGCCGAAGACGCCCTTCACCATCGGGTTGGCCGAGGGGCTGGCGGACCGACTCGGCCACGGAGAAGAACTGCGGGCCATCCATCGGGGGCGGCAGAAGCCATTGAGCGAACTCGACGCGTCGGAGCACCTCCGCGCCGAACTCGATCGCATTCGCCGGGCGGCCATCTGA